In Nocardia sp. NBC_00403, one DNA window encodes the following:
- a CDS encoding PucR family transcriptional regulator, which translates to MAAVATNTQTEGSTLRELLDALDTAVVELLDAPAGDTVAIRSVALVDSSDLTVETDSGSPMQDMYLHVGIVEAEALQWLRAVGKRPVAHRPRAVLSKIAHESDAVRAAAHRAGVALVAVHQQARWDQVFPLVRRMLERARGQRSTTEAHDRLATDTDLFGLAQIVAQNAGGMVSIEDPHSNVLAYSASNEAADQLRILSILGREGPRDYLRILQKWGVFDQLRQTDEVIDLPAHDELDIKHRLVVSIRRPSDGTVGTPRVLGTIWLQQGDKPFKPDAAEVLRGASAIAARIISRSLDAPSTETLLIQRLFGARGSGVDVPSVASALNIPVTGPAAVVGFALNDTAQASTESASVANALRLHASSFRRDSLTAVLGERVYVLLPHYQSVRAVNAWTRQLVAQFETKRSLVLRAAIAIPVADLTHVASARTEVDRVLDSTATTFPKGRVTTLAESRTAVLLAEILDLVGARPDLHDPRLQALFDYDRKHTANLQESVETYLREHGDVRNAATALQVHPNTLRYRIRRVEDIVGVDLSDPADRLLLELQLALPRRAGA; encoded by the coding sequence GTGGCGGCAGTGGCGACGAATACGCAGACCGAGGGAAGCACGCTGCGTGAGCTGCTCGACGCCCTGGACACCGCGGTGGTCGAGCTCTTGGACGCGCCCGCGGGCGATACGGTCGCGATTCGGTCGGTGGCGCTGGTCGACAGTTCCGACCTGACGGTGGAGACCGACTCGGGCTCACCTATGCAGGATATGTACCTGCATGTCGGCATCGTCGAAGCCGAGGCGCTGCAGTGGTTGCGCGCCGTGGGCAAACGCCCCGTCGCGCATCGGCCGCGAGCGGTGCTGTCGAAGATCGCGCACGAGTCCGACGCCGTCCGCGCGGCGGCACACCGCGCCGGTGTTGCGCTGGTGGCCGTGCACCAGCAGGCGCGCTGGGATCAGGTCTTTCCGCTGGTTCGCCGGATGCTCGAACGCGCGCGCGGGCAGCGCTCTACCACCGAGGCGCACGATCGCCTCGCCACCGACACCGATCTGTTCGGCCTTGCCCAGATCGTCGCACAGAACGCGGGCGGCATGGTGTCCATCGAGGACCCGCACTCGAATGTGCTCGCCTATTCCGCCTCCAACGAGGCCGCCGACCAGTTGCGAATCCTGTCCATTCTCGGCCGCGAAGGACCGCGCGACTACCTGCGCATCCTGCAGAAGTGGGGGGTGTTCGACCAGTTGCGCCAGACCGACGAGGTCATCGATCTGCCCGCGCACGACGAACTGGACATCAAACACCGACTGGTGGTCAGCATTCGGCGTCCCTCGGACGGAACCGTCGGTACACCAAGGGTTCTCGGCACGATCTGGCTCCAACAGGGTGACAAGCCGTTCAAGCCGGACGCGGCGGAGGTGCTGCGCGGCGCATCGGCGATCGCGGCTCGCATCATCTCCCGCAGTCTCGACGCGCCATCCACCGAAACATTGCTGATACAAAGGCTTTTCGGTGCCCGCGGCAGCGGAGTCGATGTCCCCTCGGTGGCGAGCGCGCTGAACATCCCGGTGACCGGTCCCGCCGCGGTGGTCGGATTCGCGCTCAACGACACCGCGCAGGCATCGACCGAATCAGCATCCGTGGCCAACGCACTGCGCTTGCACGCCAGCTCATTTCGCCGCGACTCGCTTACCGCGGTACTCGGCGAACGGGTCTATGTTCTGCTGCCGCATTATCAGTCGGTGCGTGCGGTGAACGCCTGGACGCGCCAACTGGTCGCGCAGTTCGAAACGAAGCGGTCGCTGGTGCTGCGCGCGGCCATCGCCATCCCCGTCGCCGATCTCACCCATGTGGCGAGCGCACGAACCGAGGTCGATCGGGTCCTCGACAGCACGGCAACCACCTTCCCCAAGGGTCGGGTGACGACATTGGCCGAGTCCCGCACCGCGGTCCTGCTCGCCGAGATCCTCGACCTGGTCGGCGCGCGACCCGACCTGCACGACCCCCGCCTGCAAGCGCTGTTCGACTACGACCGCAAGCACACCGCGAACCTGCAGGAAAGCGTCGAAACCTATCTACGTGAGCACGGGGACGTCCGCAACGCGGCAACGGCGCTTCAGGTGCACCCGAATACGCTGCGCTATCGCATCCGCCGAGTCGAAGACATCGTCGGCGTCGACCTCTCCGACCCGGCCGATCGCCTGCTGCTCGAACTGCAGCTCGCGCTGCCGCGCCGCGCCGGCGCCTGA
- a CDS encoding proline dehydrogenase family protein has protein sequence MAKSGLLRPAMLAASRSPRIERTVSRMPATRKLVDRFVAGRSEDEAIASAAALLSSGRYITIDYLGEDTTELDQAIDTVSHYLELLLQLARLRELVDNTGSVVGPLEVSLKLSALGQSLPGDGHTIARDHAYQICAAAAAAGVWVTIDAEDHTTTDSTLSIVRELRADFPTLGTVLQAYLHRTESDCQDLAGHGSRIRLCKGAYREPASVAYQRKTDVDESYLRCLRVLMNGDGYPMVATHDPAIIDAAQRFATEVDRKADEFEFQMLYGIRDAEQRRLVEEKHHLRVYLPYGDQWYGYFMRRLAERPANLAFFLRSLVPGSQR, from the coding sequence ATGGCAAAGTCCGGACTGCTGCGGCCCGCCATGCTGGCCGCCTCGCGCTCACCGCGCATCGAGCGCACCGTCTCGCGGATGCCCGCGACCAGGAAACTCGTCGACCGGTTCGTCGCCGGTCGATCCGAGGACGAGGCGATCGCCAGCGCCGCCGCCCTGCTCAGCTCCGGCAGGTACATCACCATCGACTACCTCGGTGAAGACACCACCGAGCTCGACCAGGCAATCGACACGGTGTCGCATTACTTGGAGCTGTTGTTGCAGCTGGCCAGGTTGCGCGAGCTGGTCGACAACACCGGATCCGTCGTCGGGCCGCTGGAAGTGTCACTCAAGCTCTCGGCACTCGGGCAGTCCCTGCCCGGTGACGGGCACACGATTGCGCGGGATCACGCCTACCAGATCTGCGCTGCCGCAGCCGCAGCCGGCGTGTGGGTCACCATCGACGCCGAGGATCACACCACCACCGATTCCACGTTGTCCATCGTGCGGGAGCTGCGCGCGGACTTCCCCACACTCGGCACCGTGCTGCAGGCCTACCTGCACCGTACCGAATCCGACTGCCAGGACCTGGCGGGTCACGGTTCGCGTATTCGCCTGTGCAAGGGCGCCTATCGGGAGCCCGCCTCGGTCGCCTACCAGCGCAAGACCGACGTCGACGAGTCCTACCTGCGCTGCCTGCGCGTGCTCATGAACGGCGACGGCTACCCGATGGTCGCCACCCACGACCCGGCGATCATCGACGCCGCGCAGCGCTTCGCGACGGAAGTGGATCGCAAGGCCGACGAGTTCGAGTTCCAGATGCTCTACGGCATCCGGGACGCCGAGCAACGACGGTTGGTCGAGGAGAAACATCACCTGCGGGTCTACCTGCCCTATGGCGACCAGTGGTACGGCTATTTCATGCGCCGCTTGGCCGAACGTCCGGCCAACCTGGCGTTCTTCCTGCGCTCGCTCGTTCCGGGGAGCCAGCGCTGA
- the pruA gene encoding L-glutamate gamma-semialdehyde dehydrogenase: protein MDTIATTPQPVNEPVGTFAPGSAERARLQAKLADLQATPTEIHHVIGGVHRRTPGPTIDVVQPHRHAAVLGTLTMAGPDDARDAVEAATAAAPGWRALSFEDRASVFLRAADLLSGPWRETIAAATMLGQSKTAYQAEIDAPCELVDFWRFNVHFARQILAEQPISTAGVWNRLEYRSLEGFVYAITPFNFTAIAANLPTAPALMGNTVVWKPAPTQAVAAYWTMKLLEAAGLPPGVINLVHGAGPEVSDVVLPDRRLAGIHFTGSTKTFQHLWRAVANNIADYRTYPRLVGETGGKDFVLAHSSADPAVLTTALIRGAFDYQGQKCSAASRAFVPKSVWTKMAGDLIDKVSALTYGDVTDFGNFGGAVIDKRAFDRNAEAIARAKATPSLTIAAGGHTDDSVGYFVDPTVLLGDDPTDEAFSTEYFGPILAVHVYDDAVAGSFDAALDLVDQGSAYGLTGSIIAEDRNAVAKATDSLRFAAGNFYINDKPTGAVVGQQPFGGGRASGTNDKAGSPQNLLRWTSARTLKETFVPPTDHRYPHQATESETV, encoded by the coding sequence ATGGACACCATTGCGACCACCCCGCAGCCGGTCAACGAACCGGTGGGGACCTTCGCCCCTGGCAGCGCGGAACGTGCGCGGTTGCAGGCGAAACTGGCCGACCTGCAGGCAACACCGACCGAGATCCACCATGTCATCGGCGGGGTGCACCGGCGCACGCCCGGTCCGACCATCGACGTGGTGCAGCCACATCGGCACGCCGCCGTACTCGGCACGCTCACCATGGCGGGACCGGACGACGCCAGAGACGCGGTCGAAGCGGCCACCGCCGCAGCGCCGGGCTGGCGTGCGTTGTCGTTCGAGGACCGCGCCTCGGTCTTCCTGCGCGCGGCCGACCTGTTGTCGGGCCCGTGGCGCGAAACAATCGCCGCCGCGACAATGCTCGGGCAGTCGAAAACCGCCTATCAGGCCGAGATCGACGCACCCTGCGAGCTGGTCGACTTCTGGCGCTTCAATGTGCACTTCGCGCGACAGATTCTGGCCGAGCAGCCGATATCGACCGCCGGGGTGTGGAATCGGCTCGAATATCGCTCACTGGAGGGGTTCGTCTACGCGATCACCCCGTTCAACTTCACCGCGATCGCCGCAAACCTGCCGACCGCACCCGCGCTGATGGGCAATACCGTGGTGTGGAAGCCCGCGCCGACGCAGGCGGTCGCCGCCTACTGGACGATGAAGCTGCTGGAGGCCGCGGGCCTGCCGCCAGGAGTGATCAACCTGGTGCACGGTGCCGGCCCCGAGGTGTCGGACGTAGTGCTGCCCGACCGCAGACTCGCAGGCATCCATTTCACCGGCTCCACCAAGACCTTCCAGCACCTGTGGCGTGCGGTTGCGAACAACATCGCCGACTACCGCACCTACCCGCGCCTGGTCGGGGAAACCGGCGGCAAGGATTTCGTGCTTGCGCACAGCTCCGCCGACCCCGCGGTGCTGACCACGGCGCTGATCCGCGGCGCCTTCGACTACCAGGGTCAGAAGTGCTCGGCTGCCTCGCGGGCGTTCGTCCCGAAATCGGTGTGGACGAAGATGGCGGGCGATCTCATCGACAAGGTCTCCGCACTGACCTACGGCGACGTCACCGACTTCGGCAATTTCGGTGGCGCGGTGATCGATAAGCGCGCCTTCGACCGCAATGCCGAAGCGATCGCCCGCGCCAAGGCGACGCCGAGCCTGACGATCGCCGCGGGCGGCCATACCGACGACAGCGTCGGCTACTTCGTCGACCCCACCGTATTGCTCGGCGACGACCCCACCGACGAGGCGTTCAGCACCGAATACTTCGGTCCGATCCTCGCCGTCCACGTCTACGACGATGCCGTCGCCGGATCCTTCGACGCTGCCCTCGATCTGGTCGATCAAGGCTCGGCCTACGGTCTGACCGGCTCGATCATCGCCGAGGACCGCAATGCCGTCGCGAAGGCGACCGACAGCCTGCGTTTCGCGGCGGGCAACTTCTACATCAACGACAAGCCCACCGGCGCGGTCGTCGGTCAGCAGCCCTTCGGCGGTGGTCGCGCGTCCGGAACCAACGACAAGGCGGGCTCGCCTCAGAACCTGCTGCGCTGGACCTCCGCACGCACCCTCAAGGAAACCTTCGTCCCGCCGACCGACCACCGTTACCCGCACCAGGCAACCGAATCGGAGACCGTGTGA
- a CDS encoding glutamate--cysteine ligase 2 gives MDADSATFGVEEEFLLADPRTGAPVPKNVEVAQTAAELGFGLQLELTRCQVETSTAVHTSATALRDELRDLRRGTASCAEKNDARLLAVAIPPTVPQQFPITDTPRYRRMSADFGMLAHEQGLCGCHVHVGVPDREVALQVSNFLRPWLPLFLALTANSAIYRGTETGYASWRSILWRRWPSAGPPPYFESVRDYDAMVAMMLSSGSIFDEKMVYWDVRPSMSFPTVEIRVSDVPATVEETALLATLVRATVLMARKSLAQGRNAPPVTAEVLRAAYWKAARSGIDGDSVDPVDGRVRPAVEQLAKLVEHVEPALEELGERTLVADSITAVLARGNGAMRQLNAFRERDDVDDVVAELTEATLEGC, from the coding sequence ATGGACGCAGACTCGGCAACCTTCGGTGTCGAGGAGGAGTTTCTCCTTGCGGATCCGCGCACCGGTGCGCCCGTTCCGAAGAACGTGGAAGTAGCGCAGACGGCGGCAGAGCTCGGTTTCGGCCTGCAACTCGAACTCACCCGCTGTCAGGTGGAGACGAGCACCGCTGTGCACACCAGTGCGACCGCGCTGCGCGATGAGCTGCGTGACCTGCGCAGAGGCACTGCATCGTGCGCCGAGAAGAACGATGCCCGACTGCTCGCGGTGGCGATTCCGCCAACCGTGCCGCAGCAGTTTCCGATCACCGACACGCCGCGCTATCGGCGCATGTCGGCGGACTTCGGCATGCTCGCCCATGAGCAGGGGTTGTGCGGGTGTCATGTGCATGTCGGGGTTCCGGACCGCGAGGTCGCCCTGCAGGTCAGCAATTTCCTGCGGCCGTGGTTGCCGCTGTTCCTCGCACTCACCGCGAACTCCGCGATCTACCGCGGGACCGAGACCGGTTATGCCAGCTGGCGCAGCATCCTGTGGCGACGCTGGCCGAGCGCGGGGCCACCGCCCTATTTCGAATCGGTGCGCGACTACGACGCCATGGTGGCGATGATGCTCTCCAGCGGCAGCATCTTCGACGAGAAGATGGTCTATTGGGATGTCCGCCCGTCGATGTCGTTTCCCACTGTCGAGATCCGCGTCAGCGACGTGCCCGCCACGGTCGAGGAGACTGCCCTGCTCGCGACCTTGGTCCGAGCCACCGTGCTGATGGCGCGAAAGTCCTTGGCGCAGGGGCGGAATGCACCCCCGGTGACAGCCGAAGTGCTGCGCGCGGCGTACTGGAAGGCCGCGCGCAGCGGCATCGACGGTGACAGCGTCGACCCGGTGGACGGTCGCGTCCGGCCGGCGGTCGAGCAGCTCGCCAAGCTCGTCGAGCACGTCGAACCCGCGCTGGAGGAGCTGGGTGAACGCACGCTCGTCGCGGACTCGATCACTGCCGTTCTCGCCCGCGGCAACGGTGCGATGCGCCAGCTCAACGCTTTTCGAGAACGTGACGACGTCGACGATGTCGTCGCCGAGTTGACCGAGGCGACCCTGGAGGGCTGTTAG
- a CDS encoding RNA polymerase sigma factor SigF — protein sequence MDESTTERTESPRCTRRGDSYDDIEPWFEKLAALDDTDPHRTALRNHIIDLALPLAEHIARKFSGRGESVDDLQQIARLGLVQSVDRFDVSRGSSFLGFAVPTIMGEIRRHFRDRTWSVRVPRRLKEIQLKIGPVTETLSHRLGRMPSAREIARELDLELVEVTQALVARNGYRANSLDATTVADGESSPLPLADTLGAEEPCYGLMEDAMAVRPLIAALPERERLILIMRYFESKTQQQIADSLGVSQMQVSRILARTLTKLREQASYDEHFSCAA from the coding sequence ATGGACGAGTCGACCACCGAACGGACCGAATCGCCGCGATGCACCCGCCGCGGCGACAGTTACGACGATATCGAGCCCTGGTTCGAGAAGTTGGCGGCGCTCGACGACACCGACCCGCACCGCACCGCGCTGCGTAACCACATCATCGACCTCGCCCTGCCGCTGGCCGAGCACATCGCCCGCAAATTCTCCGGCCGCGGAGAATCGGTCGACGACCTGCAGCAGATCGCACGACTCGGGTTGGTGCAATCGGTGGACCGTTTCGATGTGTCTCGCGGCAGCTCGTTTCTCGGGTTTGCGGTGCCGACCATCATGGGCGAGATCCGCCGGCACTTCCGGGACCGCACCTGGTCGGTGCGGGTGCCACGCCGGCTGAAGGAGATCCAGCTGAAGATCGGTCCGGTGACCGAGACGCTGTCGCACCGCCTCGGCCGGATGCCGAGCGCCCGCGAGATCGCCCGGGAACTCGACCTCGAGCTGGTGGAGGTCACCCAGGCGCTGGTCGCGCGCAACGGCTACCGGGCGAACTCGCTCGACGCGACGACCGTCGCCGATGGCGAGAGCTCGCCGCTGCCCCTTGCGGACACCCTGGGCGCCGAAGAGCCCTGTTACGGCCTGATGGAGGACGCGATGGCCGTGCGTCCGCTGATAGCCGCGCTTCCGGAGCGGGAACGGTTGATACTGATCATGCGGTACTTCGAGTCGAAGACTCAGCAACAGATCGCCGATTCCCTCGGAGTCTCGCAAATGCAGGTGTCGCGCATCCTGGCCAGGACATTGACCAAGCTTCGTGAGCAGGCCTCGTATGATGAACACTTTTCGTGTGCAGCGTGA
- a CDS encoding S1 family peptidase, producing MFTLIKAANTGFAFVSVAALVGTGSGAAIAAPGAPAVGGGSGIIIDSRFQCTVTTVGYDDAGRLVGLTAGHCGEPGSQVIAEANPNYGVVGRFVHSDHDLDYGIIQFDPGRITPVDRVGSVTITDIGAPAQFPMVVCKKGRTTGNTCGVAWGDVFGTNSETWTQMCVLEGDSGAPVVVGSTLVGMVNAYLAVGCFGPEVGTTMSVIMNDINRRGDVGAGFLPI from the coding sequence ATGTTCACATTGATCAAGGCGGCCAACACGGGCTTCGCCTTCGTTTCGGTCGCGGCCCTGGTCGGGACCGGTAGTGGTGCGGCGATCGCCGCACCCGGCGCACCCGCTGTCGGCGGTGGTTCCGGCATCATCATCGATAGTCGGTTTCAATGCACCGTGACCACCGTCGGTTACGACGACGCGGGCAGGCTGGTCGGGCTCACGGCCGGGCATTGCGGAGAACCCGGTTCCCAGGTGATCGCCGAGGCGAACCCCAACTACGGCGTGGTCGGCCGGTTCGTTCATTCCGATCATGACCTGGACTACGGCATCATCCAGTTCGACCCGGGCCGGATCACCCCTGTCGATCGGGTCGGGTCCGTCACCATCACCGATATCGGCGCTCCGGCCCAGTTCCCGATGGTGGTGTGCAAAAAGGGCCGCACCACCGGCAACACCTGCGGCGTCGCCTGGGGCGATGTCTTCGGGACCAACAGCGAGACCTGGACCCAGATGTGTGTGCTGGAGGGTGATTCCGGCGCACCGGTCGTCGTCGGCTCGACACTGGTCGGCATGGTCAACGCCTACCTGGCCGTCGGCTGCTTCGGTCCGGAGGTCGGCACCACCATGAGCGTGATCATGAACGACATCAACCGGCGCGGGGACGTCGGCGCCGGGTTCCTGCCCATCTGA